The genome window CGCCGAGCGCGCGGGCGACCCGCCGCAGGGTCTGCTTGAGCCGGTCGAGCTCGGCGTCGTCCAGCCCGAAGTCGACGGCGGCCTCCGCGTCGAGCGTGTCGTGCTGGACCGTCCGGAGCAGCTCGGCTCCGGCCGGCGTGAGCGAGACGTCCAGCCGCCTCCCGTGCACGGTGCTCTGCGTGCGGTGGACCAGGCCGCGCTCCAGCAGGCGCGCGATTGCCGCGGACATGGACTGCGCCGTGACGCCGGAACGGTCGGCGAGCTGCGCGCCGGTGAGGGTGCCGGGGTGCTCGATGTCGAGCTGCGCGAGGGCGGAGAGCTGCGCGGGCGTGAGTCCGTAGTCGCGCAGCCGCTGGTCGAGGCGCTGGGCGAGCGCGCCGTCGATGCGCCGGACGAGATAGGTCAGCCGGTCGCCGAAGTCGCGCGGACCGTGGATGTTCTGCTCGGGCATGCCTTGCACTGTATCAGTCAACTTATATAAGCTGACTGACATAGCTGTTGGGAGACCGCTCATGACCTTCGCATCCGTCCGCTTCCCCACCGACGACGTCCCCGGACTGGTCGCCTTCTACGAGCAGGCGCTCGGCATCACGGCGCAGTGGGCGAACGACCAGTTCGCCGAGCTGGTGACGAGCCGCGGCACGATCGCGATCAGCGCCACCGCCCTCACCGACCGCTTCGCCGCCGCCTCGGTCGCCCCGCGCTCGAACGCGGGCCTGATGCTGGAGTTCCTGGTCGACGACGTCGACGCCGACCGCGACCGCATCGCGGAGCTCGCGGGCGGCCTGGTGATGGAGCCGACCACGCTGCCCTGGGGCAACCGCTCGATGCTGTTCCGCGACCCGGACGGGACGTTGATCAACTTCTTCACCCCGGTGACGCCGGAGGCGGCGGCGCGGTTCGGGGGGAGGTAGCCCCTACAGCCCCTCCGCCACCGCCGCCGCCGCGTGCAGCCACGCCCGCCGCGTGCGCGGCGCGAGCGTGTCGAACGCGAGCCGGCCGCCGTGCATCTCCGGGTCGAACGGGATGGTCACCGCGCGGCGCGCCAGCGGCTCGAAGCCCTTGGCGACGCGGCTCACGTTCGACTCGGGGCCGGTGCGCTCCGACTGGGAGACGATCACCACCGCGTCGCGCGCCAGCCGGGCCGACTGGGCGTCGCGCTGCATCAGCGCCTCCAGCAGCAGCGCTCCCGCCTCCGCGTGCTCGCCCAGCGCTGTCGTCGCGATGACGAGCTGGTCGGTGTGGTCGATCATGCGGAGCCAGCGCTCCGCCGACTCGTCGTTGCCGCTGTCGATGATCACGAGGCGGTAGAACTTCGTCGCCACCTGGTGGAGGCGGTCGAAGTCCGCGCTCGAGATGCGCTGCTGGGTCGCCAGCATGGTCGGGTTGGAGCGCAACACGTCGTACTTGTCCGCGTTCTGGTGGTGGACGAAGTGGCCGATGTCGGCGCTGCGGGCCTCCGCCGACAGCAGTTGGTCGGCGGCGGGGAGCAGCGACTGCAGCGTGGCGTCGTGCTCGTCCTGCTCCGTTCGCCAGCCGAGCGTCCCACGGGTCTCGTTGTTGTCCCAGGCGAGAACCCCGGAGCCGCCGTTGCGGGCGAACACCGCCGACAGCAGCGCGGTGGTGGGCGTCTTGTTCGCGCCGCCCTTCCCGTTCACGATCGCGATGGTGCGCGGGCCGGCCCAGTGCCGGCTGACGGCTTCGAGCTCCTCGCGCTCCTTCAGCTCCGCGGCGGACGGCGACATCGGGATGCCCGCACGCGAGAGCGCGCCGCGGAAACCGGAGCGCGCCAGGTCGGGGCGCGGCTTCTCCACGTGCAGGAACGACGTGCGTTCGGGCGCCCGCGGCACCAGCTCGACCGGCTCGGGCGGGGTGACGGGGGAAGTGCTCACGGGCTTGGCCGGAGTGGGGCGTGGCGCCGCCTCCGCCGCCGGCTCGGGCTGCGCCGCCGGCTCGGGCCGCGCCGCCGGCTCGCCCGCCGCCGCCGACTCGGGCTGCGCCGCCGGCAGCGGCACCGGCGTCGTCGCGGTGGGCGAGCCGAGCAGGTCGGTGAACGGCGCGGCGCCCGGCTTCGGGTCGCGCCCGACCGAGCCGACCAGGTCGTTGAACGTCGCAGGCCGGGGATGCCGCGCACCCTCCCGCGCGTCGGAGAACGGCACCGGTTCGGCCATGCTCTGTGCGGCGAGCTCCTCCTCGTCGCCGATCGAGCCGTCCGGGTGCACGACCAGCAGCCAGTCGCCCTCCTCGTCGGAGACCGTCAACTGCACAGGGTGCCCGGCCTGCGCGGCGATCTCGCCGACGCGGTCGAGGACGACCTCGCGCAACCGCTCAGTGGTCGCCTCGGAGAACCACTCGGGCGATCCGTCGACCAGCAGTTCGCCGGTCGCGTCGGGGTCGAGGCGCACGCTGAGGTGCGGGGACAGGGGCAGGTTGAGGGCCACGGGACTCCTTCCGCGGTCCGCAGCGAGAGAACGGCAGACCGAAGGTGCACGGTAGACCGGTCCGCCGCAGCCGTACACCCGCACTCAGGGGACTGCCAGCAGACGACCAGGCTCCGGGTCGTCGCGATCAGCGCGCGCGGCGCCGGCGGGTGAGCACGCCAGTCACCGCGACGGCGACGAACGTGACCGCGATCAGCAGGAGCGCGCTCGCCGCCGCGAAGTACAGGTCGCCGCGGTCGGAGGCCGTGAAGATCGAGACCGGGAGTGTGCGCCACGACGCCGGGTAGACCATGATCGTCGCGCCGAGCTCGCCCATGCACAGGGCGACGGCGAGGCCGGCGGCGGCGCCGATCGCCGGCAGCAGCGCGGGCAGCACGACGCGCAGCAGCACGCGTGCGCGGGAGGCGCCGAGGCTGGACGCGACCCGCTCCTGCTGCGGGTCCAGCCGGAGCACCGCGGCCGACACCGTGCTGTAGGAGAACGACAGCACGAGGATCGCCTGCGCCAGCACCACCAGCGCGGCCGTGCCGTTCAGCAGGAGCGGCGGCTTGCTGAACGCGATGAGAAGTCCGAGGCCGACCACGACCGACGGCACGGAGACCGGAAGATGGAAGAGCACGTCGACCGTCCGGGCGACCGGCCGAGGCGCGGAGCGGACGGCGATCGCGGCCCAGGCGCCGACGGCGACGGCGAGGACGCTGGCGATCACGGCGGTCTCCACGCTGACGCGGAGGCTGCTGAGGTTGTCGCCGGCGAGGGCGTCGCGGACGTGGTCGAGGCTGAGCGCGGACGGCAGCACACCGTTCCACGATCCGGCGAACGCCGCGACGGCGATGACGGCGAGCGGCAGCACCACCAGGAGGGCGAAGACCAGGCCGAAGACCGTCCAGAGCACGGTCTTGGCGCGGGCCGAGAAGACGATCATGCCCGGCGCCCCCGTCCGGCCGGCGCAGCGCCGCCGGTCCACCGCGCCGCGGCCCAGCGGTACAGCAGATAGAGGCCCACGGAGAGCACGACCTGGACGACGGCCATGATGGCCGCGCCGCTGAAGTCGAAGCTGACGATGCTGCTGGTGTAGATCTGCATCGGCAGGGTCAGCACATCCTTCGCCCCGGTGAACAGCACGATGCCGAACTCGTTCATGGTGAGCAGGAAGGTGAGCATCGAGGCCGCCCCGAGAGCGGGAGCGGCCTCCGGGAGCACGATCGTGCGGATGATCCGCAGCGGTCCCGCGCCGAGGCTGCCCGCGACGTTGAGCTGGTCGGCGGAGACGCCGGAGAACGCGGCGATCAGCGGCGCGACGATGAACGGCGTGTAGAAGGTGATCTCCGCCACGACCACCCCCGCGACGCTGTTGGTGAACGAGAACCGGCCGGCGGCGGGACCGAGCAGCGCGTGCAGCACCCCCGCGTTGCCGTAGAGCACCACGAACGCCAGCGGGATGAGGAACGACGGGAACGAGACGACGGTCTCGATGGCGCGGCGGACGACCGCCGAGCCGCGGAACGGGACGAAGACCAGCACGAACGCCAGGAAGGCGCCGACCACCAGGCAGCCCGCGGTCGAGGCGGCGGCCACGCCGAGCGTGGTGCCGAGCGACCTCCAGAGCGACGGACTGCCGAGCATGGCCGCCCAGCCGGACAGCCCGACCGGATGCCCGTCGTCGTCCAGGAACGACTGCACCACGATCTCGGCGAGCGGGAGGAGGACGAACAGCGCCAGCAGCGCGGCGGGCGCCGCGGTCCAGAGCCAGCCGCGGGACGCCGCGGGACGGCCTGCCGCACGGCGGCTCCGCGGGGCGCGCCCGAGGCGGACGGGGAGGGCCGGCTGCACGATCATGCCGCCGCCTCCGCAGGCTCGGCCGCGGCGGCCGGCCGCGCGGCGGAGGGCTTCTCCTCGAGCAGGTGCACGTCCTCCCGCCGGATCAGCAGCGACACCGCGTCGCCCGCGTGCGGGCGGTCCGCGGTCAGCGGCGCGACGACGGTGACGGCGGCGCCGCCGGAGAGCCGGGCGCGCACGTGGTGGGCCGAGCCGCGCCAGACCGCCGACTCGATCACGGCGGGGATCGCGCCCTCCGCGCCCGGGGCGGCGAGAGCGATCGCGTGCGGGCGGACGCTGACGAGCACGCGCTCGCCGACCGCGCGCCGGGAGGCCGAGCGCCCGGCCAGCCGGTCGTCGCCGAGCAGCAACTCGACGCACTCGCTGGAGGACCCCGAGGCGGCGACCGTCGCCTCGAGGATGTTCGCGCCGCCGAGGAACGTGGCGGTGAAGGCCGACGGCGGCCGCGTGTACAGCTCCTCCGCGGCGCCGAGGTCGACCAGGGCGCCGTCGCGCATGATCCCGATCCGGTCGGCCAGCGCCAGGGCCTCCGACTGGTCGTGGGTCACGTAGAGCATGGCGATGTCCGGCAGCTCGCTCCGCAGCGCCTGGAGCTCCTCCAGCATCGACTCGCGGAGGCGGGCGTCGAGCGCGGAGAGGGGTTCGTCCAGGAGCAGGACGCGCGGCCGCGGCGCCAGGGCGCGGGCGATCGCGACGCGCTGCTGCTGGCCGCCCGAGAGCTGTCCGGGGTAGCGGTCGGCGAAGTCGGACATCCCAACCATCGCGAGCGCCGCCGCCACCCGCTCGGTGCGCTCGCGGCGCGGCACCCGCCGCGCCGCGAGCCCGAAGGCGACGTTGTCGCCGACCCGCATGTGCGGGAAGAGCGCGTAGGACTGGACGACGATGCCGATGCCGCGCTTGGCGGGCGGCAGGGCGGTCACGTCGCGTCCGGCGAGCCGGATCGAGCCGGCGGACACCGGTTCGAACCCGGCGATCGCCTTGAGCGCCGTCGACTTCCCCGAGCCGCTCGGCCCCAGCAGGGCGACGGTCTCGCCCTCGGCGATCCGCAGGCTCAGGTCGCGCAGGGCCACGGCGCCGCCGTAGGCGACCTCCAGGTGCTCCAGCTCGACCGCCGCCGCGCGGTCATCGGTCATCGTCGTCATCTCAGTCCTTGCTTCAGGGGGAGGATCGTCAGCGCAGGGTCACTGACCGGTCGCGGACTTGTACGCCGACACGGTGCTGTCGAGCGAGCCGAGGACCGAGGACCAGTCCGGCTGCCAGAGCTCGACGCCGTCGAGGGCCGTCTTCAGCGTCTGGTAGTTGGCGTCGGTCGGCGTGACGTCGGAGCGGACCGGGAAGCCGAACGCGTCGCCGGAGACGGTCTGCTGCACGTCCTTGGAGAGGAGGAAGGCGATCAGCTTGTCGCCGTTCGCCTTGTCCGGGGCGCCGGCCGCCAGGCCCATCGCATAGGGGAGGGCGACGGTCGCGCGCTTCCCGTCGGCGCCCTTGGGGAAGAAGACCTCGAAGGCCGACTTGTCCGCGGCGATGGACTGCTCCGCCATCTGCAGGTCGCTGTTGGCGACGACGAGCTCGCCCTTCGACACCTTCGGGCCGAGCGCGCCGGTGGAGGAGCTGGGGCCGACGTTGTTCTTCTGCAGCTTGCCGAGGTAATCGAGCGCGGCCTTCTGGCCCATGGTGTGCTCCAGCAGGAGCAGCATCGCGGTGCCGTCGCCGGCCTGGCCGGGCGTGGAGTACTGGATCTTGCCCTGGTAGGAGGGGTCGAGCAGGTCGCTCCAGGCGTCCGGCTTCGGGCTCGCCGCGGTGCCGCGGATCATGCTGGCGTAGTTCTCGACCAGCGAGACGTACTCGCCGCCCGCGTCCTTCTCCTTCGCCGGGATGGCGGACAGGTCGGCCGAGGTCTTCTGCAGGAGGCCCTTGGCCTGGGCCTGCTGGATGAACGGCGGGAGGGTGACCAGCACGTCGGCCTGCGGGTTCGACTTCTCCTTGAGCGCGCGCGAGACGACCTCGCCCGAGCCTGCCTCGACGTACTGGACGGCGATCCCGGTCTTCGCCGTGAAGGCGGCGAACTGCTTCTTGTACCAGTCGCCGAGGCCGTCGGCGCTGTAGATGGTGACGGTCTTCGAGCCGGAGCCCGCGGAGGCGCTGGAGTCGGCGGTGGCGGTGCCGGAGCAGCCGGCCAGCGCGAGCATCGCGGCCGCGGCGAGGGCGCCGGCGACGCCGATTCGGATCGTGTTCTTTCGCATGGGTCAGTTCGCTTTCGTGAGGGAGTGCAGGGCGGGGGAAGGGACGGAGGTGGAGAACGAGGGCCTGTCGAGCACGCGCTCGGCGAGGCCGAGCGCGATGGTCATGCCCACACCGGAGGTCACCGAGACGGCGGTCACGCCGTCGGCGACCTCGCGGACGAGGTAGGGGCCGGTGAGGCTGTGGGCGTACACGCCCTGCCAGCGCTCGACCACGCGCAGCGGGCCGGCGCCGAGCACCTCGGCGACCCGGGCCAGCAGCAGGTCGGAGGTCGCCTCGTCGAGGAACGGATCCATGGTGGCCTCGTAGCGGTGGCTGTCGCCGACGATGATCGTGCCGTCGGGCCGCTGGGTGAACATCACGTTGGCGTCGATGTCGATCACTGCCGGGTCCGTCGCGAGGAACTCCGCGCGCAGCGTCTCGGCCGCGGCCGTCTCGGCGAAGGCCGGGTAGCGGAGCATGGAGGTGCCGGTGAGCACGGCCGGAGCGATGGTCACGCCGTCCGGGGCGGCGACGCGGGCCATCTGCAGGCCGCAGCGGCGGATGCCGTGCTCGGCCGCCTCGGCCGGGTGCACATAGTCGAGGTCGTGGCCGACGCACACGTAGGTCCGCTCGGCGCGGATCATGCCGCGCGAAGTCTGCACGACCCCGTCGCCGGCCTCCAGGTAGGACGTGTTCCAGAGGAAGCGCAC of Leifsonia shinshuensis contains these proteins:
- a CDS encoding VOC family protein, whose protein sequence is MTFASVRFPTDDVPGLVAFYEQALGITAQWANDQFAELVTSRGTIAISATALTDRFAAASVAPRSNAGLMLEFLVDDVDADRDRIAELAGGLVMEPTTLPWGNRSMLFRDPDGTLINFFTPVTPEAAARFGGR
- a CDS encoding ABC transporter permease, whose amino-acid sequence is MIVFSARAKTVLWTVFGLVFALLVVLPLAVIAVAAFAGSWNGVLPSALSLDHVRDALAGDNLSSLRVSVETAVIASVLAVAVGAWAAIAVRSAPRPVARTVDVLFHLPVSVPSVVVGLGLLIAFSKPPLLLNGTAALVVLAQAILVLSFSYSTVSAAVLRLDPQQERVASSLGASRARVLLRVVLPALLPAIGAAAGLAVALCMGELGATIMVYPASWRTLPVSIFTASDRGDLYFAAASALLLIAVTFVAVAVTGVLTRRRRAR
- a CDS encoding TIGR03364 family FAD-dependent oxidoreductase, translating into MTQPFLAESDVLVVGAGIVGLAHAAAALRRGRTVTVIDRDSRAVGASIRNFGHACVTAQSGDLLDLAHVARGRWLDLAGAAGFFAVQHGAVAVARTATELAVLDELAAGREQGEVRLLDAAAVRDALSAPGDARIAGGALLRDDLRVDPRQAVGSIAGWLSEQGVRFLWNTSYLEAGDGVVQTSRGMIRAERTYVCVGHDLDYVHPAEAAEHGIRRCGLQMARVAAPDGVTIAPAVLTGTSMLRYPAFAETAAAETLRAEFLATDPAVIDIDANVMFTQRPDGTIIVGDSHRYEATMDPFLDEATSDLLLARVAEVLGAGPLRVVERWQGVYAHSLTGPYLVREVADGVTAVSVTSGVGMTIALGLAERVLDRPSFSTSVPSPALHSLTKAN
- a CDS encoding ABC transporter ATP-binding protein, whose product is MTDDRAAAVELEHLEVAYGGAVALRDLSLRIAEGETVALLGPSGSGKSTALKAIAGFEPVSAGSIRLAGRDVTALPPAKRGIGIVVQSYALFPHMRVGDNVAFGLAARRVPRRERTERVAAALAMVGMSDFADRYPGQLSGGQQQRVAIARALAPRPRVLLLDEPLSALDARLRESMLEELQALRSELPDIAMLYVTHDQSEALALADRIGIMRDGALVDLGAAEELYTRPPSAFTATFLGGANILEATVAASGSSSECVELLLGDDRLAGRSASRRAVGERVLVSVRPHAIALAAPGAEGAIPAVIESAVWRGSAHHVRARLSGGAAVTVVAPLTADRPHAGDAVSLLIRREDVHLLEEKPSAARPAAAAEPAEAAA
- a CDS encoding 2-aminoethylphosphonate ABC transporter permease subunit: MIVQPALPVRLGRAPRSRRAAGRPAASRGWLWTAAPAALLALFVLLPLAEIVVQSFLDDDGHPVGLSGWAAMLGSPSLWRSLGTTLGVAAASTAGCLVVGAFLAFVLVFVPFRGSAVVRRAIETVVSFPSFLIPLAFVVLYGNAGVLHALLGPAAGRFSFTNSVAGVVVAEITFYTPFIVAPLIAAFSGVSADQLNVAGSLGAGPLRIIRTIVLPEAAPALGAASMLTFLLTMNEFGIVLFTGAKDVLTLPMQIYTSSIVSFDFSGAAIMAVVQVVLSVGLYLLYRWAAARWTGGAAPAGRGRRA
- a CDS encoding AAA family ATPase, encoding MALNLPLSPHLSVRLDPDATGELLVDGSPEWFSEATTERLREVVLDRVGEIAAQAGHPVQLTVSDEEGDWLLVVHPDGSIGDEEELAAQSMAEPVPFSDAREGARHPRPATFNDLVGSVGRDPKPGAAPFTDLLGSPTATTPVPLPAAQPESAAAGEPAARPEPAAQPEPAAEAAPRPTPAKPVSTSPVTPPEPVELVPRAPERTSFLHVEKPRPDLARSGFRGALSRAGIPMSPSAAELKEREELEAVSRHWAGPRTIAIVNGKGGANKTPTTALLSAVFARNGGSGVLAWDNNETRGTLGWRTEQDEHDATLQSLLPAADQLLSAEARSADIGHFVHHQNADKYDVLRSNPTMLATQQRISSADFDRLHQVATKFYRLVIIDSGNDESAERWLRMIDHTDQLVIATTALGEHAEAGALLLEALMQRDAQSARLARDAVVIVSQSERTGPESNVSRVAKGFEPLARRAVTIPFDPEMHGGRLAFDTLAPRTRRAWLHAAAAVAEGL
- a CDS encoding MarR family winged helix-turn-helix transcriptional regulator, which gives rise to MPEQNIHGPRDFGDRLTYLVRRIDGALAQRLDQRLRDYGLTPAQLSALAQLDIEHPGTLTGAQLADRSGVTAQSMSAAIARLLERGLVHRTQSTVHGRRLDVSLTPAGAELLRTVQHDTLDAEAAVDFGLDDAELDRLKQTLRRVARALGVFLPAEQGDPAAPPQR
- a CDS encoding 2-aminoethylphosphonate ABC transporter substrate-binding protein yields the protein MRKNTIRIGVAGALAAAAMLALAGCSGTATADSSASAGSGSKTVTIYSADGLGDWYKKQFAAFTAKTGIAVQYVEAGSGEVVSRALKEKSNPQADVLVTLPPFIQQAQAKGLLQKTSADLSAIPAKEKDAGGEYVSLVENYASMIRGTAASPKPDAWSDLLDPSYQGKIQYSTPGQAGDGTAMLLLLEHTMGQKAALDYLGKLQKNNVGPSSSTGALGPKVSKGELVVANSDLQMAEQSIAADKSAFEVFFPKGADGKRATVALPYAMGLAAGAPDKANGDKLIAFLLSKDVQQTVSGDAFGFPVRSDVTPTDANYQTLKTALDGVELWQPDWSSVLGSLDSTVSAYKSATGQ